In Salinigranum marinum, one DNA window encodes the following:
- a CDS encoding substrate-binding protein, producing the protein MARETDVPTRRDVLKTAGAAGAAGLAGLAGCTGGGDGGSGDGGDGDSGDGGSGGSGEDYPELGNFPVEGDEVVFGFNVPQSGSYSQEGADELRAYNLAVQHLNNGGGWVDEWDDLSGDGVLGKTVTSVEGDTATDPDTARQSASRMISRDDAIMVTGGSSSGVAIAVQQLCQEERVMFMACLTHSNDTTGPECVRYSFREMFNAYMTGQALAPVLAEEYGEDLSFYQLYADYSWGQTQQESMNQFFTEVAGWSQIDSVPTPLGTSDYSSYLSDVPSDADVLVLNHYGLDAANSLPQAINQGLDEEMEVVVPLYNRLMAEAASDSIEGIFGTADWSWQLEDSASQAFTEVFRNEYDKVPSYAARLAYTQTLQYAAAAERAGTFYPPEVIRALEDYEFGGAGLGEETMRGCDHQAQRDVLVMRGLAPGDQTESQLLELVNQTGRDQLGYACDAGPAADCELGEYGDE; encoded by the coding sequence ATGGCACGGGAGACTGACGTTCCAACCCGCCGAGACGTTCTCAAGACAGCAGGTGCCGCCGGTGCGGCCGGACTGGCCGGACTGGCCGGCTGTACGGGTGGCGGCGACGGTGGCTCTGGTGACGGTGGCGACGGTGACTCTGGCGACGGCGGGTCGGGTGGGTCCGGTGAGGACTATCCCGAACTCGGCAACTTCCCCGTCGAGGGCGACGAGGTGGTGTTCGGGTTCAACGTCCCGCAGTCGGGGTCGTACTCGCAGGAGGGGGCCGACGAACTGCGCGCGTACAACCTCGCGGTGCAGCACCTGAACAACGGTGGCGGCTGGGTCGACGAGTGGGACGATCTCTCCGGCGATGGCGTCCTGGGCAAGACGGTCACCTCCGTGGAGGGCGACACGGCGACGGACCCCGACACGGCCCGACAGTCCGCCTCGCGGATGATCAGCCGCGACGACGCGATCATGGTGACTGGGGGTTCCTCGTCCGGCGTGGCGATCGCGGTGCAGCAGCTGTGCCAGGAGGAGCGGGTCATGTTCATGGCCTGTCTGACGCACTCGAACGACACTACGGGGCCGGAGTGTGTCCGGTACAGCTTCCGTGAGATGTTCAACGCGTACATGACCGGCCAGGCGCTGGCACCGGTGCTCGCCGAGGAGTACGGCGAGGACCTCAGCTTCTATCAGCTGTACGCCGACTACTCGTGGGGGCAGACCCAGCAGGAGTCGATGAACCAGTTCTTCACCGAGGTCGCCGGCTGGTCGCAGATCGACTCCGTCCCGACGCCGCTCGGCACCTCCGACTACTCGTCGTACCTCTCGGACGTCCCGAGCGACGCCGACGTGCTCGTGTTGAACCACTACGGACTGGACGCGGCGAACTCCCTCCCGCAGGCCATCAACCAGGGCCTCGACGAGGAAATGGAGGTCGTCGTCCCGCTGTACAACCGCCTGATGGCGGAGGCGGCGAGCGACTCCATCGAGGGCATCTTCGGTACGGCCGACTGGTCGTGGCAGCTCGAAGACAGCGCCTCGCAGGCGTTCACCGAGGTCTTCCGAAACGAGTACGACAAGGTGCCGTCGTACGCCGCCCGGCTGGCGTACACTCAGACCCTGCAGTACGCCGCGGCCGCCGAGCGCGCGGGGACGTTCTACCCGCCCGAGGTCATCCGCGCGCTGGAGGACTACGAGTTCGGCGGCGCCGGGCTCGGCGAGGAGACGATGCGCGGCTGCGACCACCAGGCACAGCGCGACGTGCTGGTCATGCGTGGGCTCGCCCCAGGCGACCAGACCGAGAGCCAGCTGCTCGAACTCGTCAACCAGACCGGTCGGGACCAGCTCGGGTACGCCTGTGACGCGGGCCCGGCCGCCGACTGTGAACTCGGCGAGTACGGCGACGAGTAA
- a CDS encoding haloacid dehalogenase type II: MASTTALCFDMYGTLCDTSSVTRRLGEVLDLSGVLTDAIDGTWRRKQLQYSYQAAQMNAYEPFWEITAKALDYALAEYGLDPDDDARERIRAAYDHLSPYPDAARTLERLGDAGYTVTVLSNGNPEMLARLADNAGLTPHLDDVISADEVTTFKPDPAVYENAARRIGADIGACRLVSANAWDVAGAGNAGMDVAWVNRRRDPPETIGPAPETEVGALAELPGVLAAD, translated from the coding sequence ATGGCCAGCACGACTGCGCTCTGTTTCGACATGTACGGGACGCTCTGTGACACGTCGAGCGTCACCCGGCGGCTCGGCGAGGTGCTTGATCTCTCCGGCGTGCTCACCGACGCCATCGACGGGACCTGGCGCCGGAAACAGCTACAGTACTCGTATCAGGCCGCCCAGATGAACGCCTACGAGCCGTTCTGGGAGATCACTGCGAAGGCGCTCGACTACGCCCTCGCGGAGTACGGACTCGACCCTGACGACGACGCCCGCGAACGGATCCGCGCGGCGTACGACCACCTCTCGCCGTACCCCGACGCCGCGCGAACCCTCGAACGCCTCGGCGACGCCGGCTACACGGTCACGGTACTCTCGAACGGCAACCCGGAGATGCTCGCGCGACTCGCCGACAACGCCGGACTCACCCCGCACCTCGACGACGTGATCAGCGCCGACGAGGTCACGACGTTCAAACCCGACCCCGCGGTGTACGAGAACGCCGCCCGGCGGATCGGGGCCGACATCGGTGCCTGCCGGCTCGTCTCCGCGAACGCGTGGGACGTCGCCGGCGCTGGCAACGCCGGGATGGACGTCGCGTGGGTCAACCGCCGGCGCGACCCGCCCGAAACCATCGGGCCCGCCCCGGAGACCGAGGTCGGGGCACTCGCCGAACTCCCTGGCGTGCTCGCGGCCGACTGA
- a CDS encoding DUF7576 family protein yields MALSDYTGRTPQAEPGLVVGRVSQHHLWAMDATQTARCSSCDTVLDLHERHLLVTLSKESDYLPAGKRYLCDESCLRGWLDEE; encoded by the coding sequence ATGGCACTGTCGGACTACACCGGACGCACACCGCAAGCCGAACCCGGACTGGTCGTCGGCCGGGTCTCCCAGCACCACCTGTGGGCGATGGACGCAACCCAGACTGCGCGCTGTTCGTCCTGTGACACGGTGTTGGACTTACACGAACGTCACCTCCTCGTGACGCTCTCGAAGGAGTCGGACTACCTCCCCGCAGGCAAACGCTACCTCTGTGACGAGTCGTGTCTGCGGGGGTGGCTCGACGAGGAGTAG
- a CDS encoding branched-chain amino acid ABC transporter permease — translation MSPDTESDGGTVVDDAAGSRPEQGFLERMQESNTMSLVGFTAMLLVFPLLLVNGLGIVGDIVGLRIGGYVGLPDLVLIFGIAVIGFNLLLGYTELLSFGHAAFFGSAAYAAAIFSGVFSSPLAMVAVGTLVAIVISWPIGYVSIRRSGVYFAVLTLTFGQMLYFYALGPGSWLTNGDNGYSDIEIANLLTVFELDEAIVGIDLLEAYTWQYAFVAACAIFALWFGYRIINSPYGLIFKALGENEERVSFVGLDVFRYKHMAFIISAGYAGAAGALFVIHETYIHPTTGLYWITSGDFVIMTVLGGTGSLIGPVFGALIFEYVSNVISGVSLPVIGSIGSLWRIVLGAVFVAVVWVFPQGVWGAVWGGVKRLTGGLNGGDRE, via the coding sequence ATGAGCCCAGACACCGAGAGCGACGGCGGCACCGTCGTCGACGACGCCGCCGGTTCCCGGCCGGAGCAGGGGTTCCTCGAACGGATGCAAGAGAGCAACACGATGTCGCTCGTCGGCTTCACCGCGATGCTTCTGGTGTTCCCCCTCCTCTTGGTGAACGGGCTCGGTATCGTCGGTGACATCGTCGGCCTGCGGATCGGCGGCTACGTCGGCCTGCCGGATCTGGTGCTCATCTTCGGCATCGCCGTCATCGGCTTCAACCTCCTCCTCGGCTACACGGAACTGCTGTCGTTCGGTCACGCCGCGTTCTTCGGTTCGGCCGCCTACGCCGCCGCCATCTTCAGCGGCGTCTTCAGCAGCCCCCTCGCGATGGTCGCCGTCGGCACCCTCGTCGCCATCGTCATCTCCTGGCCCATCGGCTACGTCTCCATCCGCCGGAGCGGAGTCTACTTCGCCGTCCTGACGCTGACGTTCGGGCAGATGCTCTACTTCTACGCGCTCGGGCCGGGGTCGTGGCTCACCAACGGTGACAACGGCTACTCCGACATCGAGATCGCCAACCTGCTGACCGTCTTCGAGCTCGACGAGGCGATCGTCGGCATCGACCTCCTCGAAGCGTACACCTGGCAGTACGCCTTCGTCGCGGCCTGTGCGATCTTCGCGCTCTGGTTCGGCTACCGCATCATCAACTCGCCGTACGGCCTCATCTTCAAGGCGCTCGGCGAGAACGAAGAGCGCGTCTCCTTCGTCGGCCTCGACGTCTTCCGGTACAAGCACATGGCCTTTATCATCTCCGCCGGCTACGCCGGCGCCGCGGGCGCGCTGTTCGTCATCCACGAGACGTATATCCACCCGACGACGGGGCTGTACTGGATCACGTCCGGCGACTTCGTCATCATGACTGTGCTCGGCGGCACTGGCTCGCTCATCGGGCCGGTGTTCGGTGCACTCATCTTCGAGTACGTCTCGAACGTCATCTCAGGGGTGTCGTTGCCCGTCATCGGCTCTATCGGGTCGCTCTGGCGTATCGTCCTCGGTGCGGTGTTCGTCGCGGTCGTCTGGGTGTTCCCCCAGGGCGTCTGGGGCGCGGTCTGGGGCGGCGTGAAGCGCCTGACGGGCGGGCTCAACGGGGGTGATCGCGAGTGA
- a CDS encoding HalOD1 output domain-containing protein — protein sequence MVPSPDIRPSDTDPLVLYDVGAEESLSDAVLRAAAEIIEDLTAVRPLSSLVDVESLDHLFESRRDADTDTRIVAFAAWNLWFVVTATTIEIYELDEPLDA from the coding sequence ATGGTACCGTCTCCCGACATTCGGCCGTCCGATACGGACCCGTTGGTGCTGTACGACGTGGGTGCGGAGGAGTCACTCAGCGATGCCGTCCTGCGTGCGGCCGCGGAGATCATCGAGGATCTCACTGCTGTCCGGCCGCTGTCATCTCTGGTCGACGTCGAGTCGCTCGATCACCTCTTCGAGAGCAGACGCGACGCCGACACCGACACGCGCATCGTCGCCTTCGCCGCCTGGAACCTGTGGTTCGTCGTCACCGCCACGACGATCGAGATCTACGAACTGGACGAGCCACTGGACGCCTGA
- a CDS encoding long-chain-fatty-acid--CoA ligase: MEKPLLVTDFLDRARRHYADQEAVLATTGERYTYGELGERVDGFAAALQARGVQKGDRVAVLDPNTHYHLEAAYASFECGAIHTPLNYRLVPSDFEYILNDAGVKAIYADYDYADKIEQIRDDVPTELFITNAPGKVDGDWESFDSLVDEGGDHERPEMHEDEIVTINYTSGTTGDPKGVCRTHRCETLHAYLTSIHQELTDDDVYYWTLPMFHVNGWGHIYAVTGLGARHVCTRGVDAEHIFDSIRDEGVTYLCAAPTVLKRLGDYAEEHDLDAVGAGQVRVATAGAAPPEATIRTVEDEFGWYLKHVYGATETGPLITTSDAKRLFDHDDDARFAVKKKQGIGYLGTEVRVVDEDGNDVPRDGQTIGEIVVRGNQVMDGYWEKPEATEEAFSDRVEGYYHMGDLAAMDEHGMLIIQDRKKDIIISGGENISSIELEDTLFDHPAVGDVAVIPAPSDEWGEVPKAFVVPAGGDPDDPGTSEGELIEFCRERIATYKIPKAIEFVTALPKTATGKIQKYELREQEWDDEDRMVGEG, encoded by the coding sequence ATGGAGAAACCACTCCTCGTAACGGACTTCCTGGATCGGGCACGGAGACACTACGCCGATCAGGAGGCGGTGCTGGCGACGACTGGTGAGCGGTACACGTACGGCGAGTTGGGCGAGCGGGTCGACGGGTTCGCTGCGGCGCTCCAAGCACGGGGGGTGCAGAAGGGCGACCGCGTGGCCGTGCTGGACCCGAACACCCACTATCATCTGGAGGCGGCGTACGCGTCGTTCGAGTGTGGGGCCATCCACACGCCGCTGAACTACCGGCTCGTTCCGAGCGACTTCGAGTACATCCTCAACGACGCCGGCGTGAAGGCCATCTACGCCGACTACGACTACGCCGACAAGATCGAACAGATCCGCGACGACGTTCCCACCGAGCTGTTTATCACGAACGCCCCGGGGAAGGTCGACGGCGACTGGGAGTCGTTCGACTCGCTCGTCGACGAAGGGGGAGACCACGAGCGCCCCGAGATGCACGAAGACGAGATCGTCACCATCAACTACACCTCGGGGACGACCGGCGACCCGAAGGGCGTCTGTCGGACCCACCGCTGTGAGACGCTCCACGCGTACCTCACCTCGATCCACCAGGAGCTCACCGACGACGACGTCTACTACTGGACGCTCCCGATGTTCCACGTCAACGGCTGGGGCCACATCTACGCCGTGACAGGGCTCGGCGCCCGACACGTCTGCACCCGCGGCGTCGACGCCGAGCACATCTTCGACTCGATCCGCGACGAAGGGGTGACGTACCTCTGTGCGGCGCCGACCGTGTTGAAGCGGCTGGGCGACTACGCCGAGGAGCACGACCTCGACGCGGTGGGCGCGGGGCAGGTACGCGTCGCCACCGCCGGTGCGGCACCACCGGAGGCCACCATCCGGACGGTCGAAGACGAGTTCGGCTGGTATCTCAAACACGTCTACGGCGCGACCGAGACGGGACCACTCATCACCACCTCCGACGCCAAGCGGCTGTTCGACCACGACGACGACGCCCGGTTCGCCGTCAAGAAGAAACAGGGGATCGGCTACCTCGGTACGGAAGTGAGGGTCGTCGACGAGGACGGCAACGACGTCCCACGCGACGGGCAGACGATCGGCGAGATCGTCGTCCGCGGCAACCAGGTGATGGACGGCTACTGGGAGAAACCGGAGGCGACCGAGGAGGCCTTTTCCGACCGCGTCGAGGGCTACTACCACATGGGCGACCTCGCCGCAATGGACGAACACGGGATGCTCATCATCCAGGACCGGAAGAAGGACATCATCATCTCAGGCGGCGAGAACATCTCCTCGATCGAACTCGAAGACACGCTGTTCGACCATCCCGCTGTTGGGGACGTCGCGGTCATCCCCGCTCCCTCGGACGAGTGGGGCGAGGTGCCCAAGGCGTTCGTCGTCCCGGCCGGCGGCGACCCGGACGACCCCGGCACCTCCGAGGGGGAACTCATCGAGTTCTGTCGCGAACGGATCGCGACGTACAAGATTCCGAAGGCGATCGAGTTCGTGACGGCGCTCCCGAAGACCGCCACCGGAAAGATCCAGAAGTACGAACTCCGCGAGCAGGAGTGGGACGACGAAGACCGGATGGTCGGTGAAGGGTAG
- a CDS encoding GNAT family N-acetyltransferase, whose protein sequence is MDIRQANSGDIDAIRRVARESLAESYGHALDADLIESVVEKWYDTDDLSADLADADSHFVVAEEEGELVGFVQSYVVSRREVVGEIDWLHVAPDHRGKGIGTELLVALEAALIAEGADRLEGAVLVANEMGTDFYDEHGFTAAGERVIDIEGTDFAERVYVRFLDPGEHDADLEERVVGDRTVYVARDETVRGANGVFHAVYMDEARTERYGWACSCGNIGVVMDTMERLECGECGNRSKATRWDAAYL, encoded by the coding sequence ATGGACATTCGTCAGGCGAATTCGGGCGACATCGACGCGATCCGTCGGGTAGCGCGCGAATCACTCGCGGAGTCGTACGGACACGCGCTCGACGCAGACCTCATCGAGTCGGTCGTCGAGAAGTGGTACGACACGGACGACCTCTCGGCGGACCTCGCCGACGCCGACAGCCACTTCGTCGTCGCCGAGGAGGAAGGCGAACTCGTGGGGTTCGTCCAGAGCTACGTCGTCTCGCGCCGCGAGGTCGTCGGCGAGATCGACTGGCTCCACGTCGCTCCCGACCACCGCGGCAAGGGGATCGGGACTGAACTGCTGGTGGCGCTCGAAGCCGCACTCATCGCGGAGGGTGCCGACCGCCTCGAAGGTGCCGTCCTCGTCGCCAACGAGATGGGGACGGACTTCTACGACGAACACGGCTTCACCGCCGCGGGCGAACGAGTCATCGACATCGAGGGGACGGACTTCGCTGAGCGGGTGTACGTCAGGTTCCTCGACCCCGGTGAGCACGACGCCGACCTCGAAGAACGGGTCGTCGGCGATCGGACGGTGTACGTCGCACGCGACGAGACCGTCCGCGGCGCGAACGGCGTCTTCCACGCGGTGTACATGGACGAAGCACGCACGGAACGCTACGGCTGGGCCTGCTCCTGCGGCAACATCGGCGTCGTGATGGACACGATGGAGCGACTCGAATGCGGCGAGTGTGGGAACAGAAGCAAGGCGACGCGGTGGGACGCGGCGTACCTCTGA
- a CDS encoding branched-chain amino acid ABC transporter permease — protein sequence MSLLSQAVTILLNGLQQGAIFALLGIGLTIILGTMRFLNLAHGALYLVGAYIGMFVVRETTLTNGVLQSLGITNYGIGLGFLAALVLVPIIGVVVGAFMERFIAKPFYDRPETDQLLVTFGLALVVEELIKQVVGGNTFQPIPPQTIFGLQMSGPITLPIVGSFPRWRLYLVLLAGVVIVLTFLIIERTDFGLVVQAGTRDSEMVRLLGIPINRSYTLVFAVGASLAAFAGLVGASIQTISPQIGTQQALIPAFLTIVVGGAGSVVGAIAGGMVLGLIVAAFQQTFSQWAFIMMYLFVALVLVFKPEGLFGGVEVGE from the coding sequence ATGAGTCTCCTGTCGCAAGCCGTAACGATACTCCTCAACGGGCTCCAGCAGGGCGCGATATTCGCGCTGTTGGGGATCGGGTTGACCATCATCCTGGGAACGATGCGGTTCCTCAATCTCGCCCACGGGGCGCTCTACCTCGTCGGCGCCTACATTGGGATGTTCGTCGTCCGGGAGACGACCCTCACCAACGGAGTGTTGCAGAGCCTCGGAATCACCAACTACGGGATCGGACTCGGCTTCCTCGCCGCGCTCGTTCTCGTCCCGATCATCGGGGTCGTCGTCGGGGCGTTCATGGAACGGTTCATCGCGAAACCGTTCTACGATCGGCCCGAGACCGACCAGCTCCTCGTGACGTTCGGGCTCGCGCTCGTGGTCGAAGAGCTCATCAAACAGGTCGTCGGCGGGAACACCTTCCAGCCGATCCCCCCGCAGACCATCTTCGGCCTCCAGATGTCGGGGCCGATCACCCTCCCGATCGTGGGGTCGTTCCCGCGGTGGCGGCTCTACCTCGTCCTCCTCGCCGGTGTCGTGATCGTCCTGACCTTCCTCATCATCGAGCGGACGGACTTCGGGCTGGTCGTCCAGGCCGGGACGCGTGACTCCGAGATGGTCAGACTGCTCGGCATCCCGATCAACCGGTCGTACACGCTCGTGTTCGCGGTCGGGGCGTCGCTGGCGGCCTTCGCGGGCCTCGTCGGCGCGTCCATCCAGACCATCAGCCCCCAGATCGGCACTCAGCAGGCACTGATCCCGGCCTTCCTCACCATCGTCGTCGGCGGGGCGGGCTCCGTCGTCGGCGCGATCGCCGGCGGGATGGTGCTCGGGCTCATCGTCGCCGCGTTCCAGCAGACCTTCTCACAGTGGGCGTTCATCATGATGTACCTCTTCGTCGCGCTCGTGTTGGTGTTCAAACCGGAGGGCCTCTTCGGGGGCGTGGAGGTGGGCGAATGA
- a CDS encoding AAA family ATPase, with product MPAGVVVAVAGAKGGVGKTTTTINLGAVLADMGHSVVLVEFDVAMANVGDFLDLEVDFEDARDPTLHEVLAGTANVADAIYEAPGGFDVVPSGTTLEGFANVDVGRAGAVLTAVRSRYDVVLLDTGAGIGAETLVPLSLADETVLVSSPRVASVRDAKKTRNLVRQVDGTVAGVVFVKSGSGRSPGVERIADFLAVDLLGHVPEDAAVAAAQDIGRPVVVADGDSDAARAYGALGSRMHERVKTLQAASVAAENGAATADPPASGSDTGSADRQPGGADSTEALSTAEEGTDGFAFVDGTTADGASEPAETGRANADATRTGGTDTGSSGSLDQPPVVAGGQPAGSSGSERAGTHRGRQKRSERDDSGPDSGGAKPRERAGRTRVQRPGRRTSNGATGAGGRVGATDDEIAEQLASVEVDEAERAKPEAQAGEQSASDDGGTVTEPAEREEPTEEQGERTDGSWESKQSTAKRFIDRAIEIVDRRGD from the coding sequence ATGCCAGCGGGTGTCGTCGTCGCGGTCGCCGGAGCCAAGGGAGGCGTCGGCAAGACCACGACGACCATCAACCTCGGTGCGGTGCTCGCCGACATGGGTCACTCGGTCGTCCTCGTCGAGTTCGACGTTGCGATGGCCAACGTCGGTGACTTCCTCGACCTCGAGGTCGACTTCGAGGACGCCCGCGACCCGACCCTCCACGAGGTGCTCGCCGGGACCGCGAACGTCGCGGACGCTATCTACGAGGCACCGGGAGGGTTCGACGTGGTACCGAGCGGGACCACCCTCGAAGGCTTCGCGAACGTCGACGTCGGCCGCGCCGGGGCGGTGCTCACGGCGGTCCGTTCGCGGTACGACGTGGTACTGCTCGACACCGGGGCCGGGATCGGCGCGGAGACGCTCGTGCCGCTGTCGCTGGCGGACGAGACGGTGCTCGTCTCCTCGCCGCGCGTCGCGTCTGTCCGGGACGCGAAAAAGACGCGGAACCTCGTTCGGCAGGTCGACGGCACTGTCGCCGGCGTCGTGTTCGTGAAGTCCGGAAGCGGGCGCTCACCCGGCGTCGAGCGGATCGCCGACTTCCTCGCGGTCGACCTCCTCGGGCACGTACCGGAGGACGCCGCCGTCGCCGCCGCCCAGGACATCGGCCGGCCGGTCGTCGTCGCCGACGGCGACAGCGACGCGGCGAGGGCCTACGGAGCGCTCGGGTCGCGCATGCACGAGCGCGTCAAGACGTTGCAGGCCGCCAGCGTGGCGGCCGAGAACGGGGCTGCCACCGCCGACCCGCCCGCGTCCGGGAGCGACACTGGCTCCGCGGACCGACAGCCGGGCGGCGCAGACTCGACCGAGGCGCTTTCGACCGCCGAGGAGGGGACCGACGGCTTCGCGTTCGTCGACGGCACAACGGCGGACGGGGCGAGCGAGCCCGCGGAGACCGGACGCGCTAACGCCGACGCGACGCGAACGGGAGGGACCGACACGGGCAGTTCCGGTTCGCTGGACCAGCCGCCCGTCGTGGCCGGCGGTCAGCCCGCGGGATCGAGCGGATCGGAGCGAGCAGGGACGCACCGCGGTCGGCAAAAGCGGAGCGAGCGGGACGACAGCGGGCCCGACAGTGGAGGGGCGAAACCGCGTGAACGGGCGGGACGAACTCGGGTCCAGCGGCCCGGACGAAGGACGAGCAACGGTGCGACCGGAGCGGGGGGGCGGGTTGGTGCGACCGACGACGAGATCGCCGAGCAACTCGCGTCCGTCGAAGTGGACGAGGCCGAGCGAGCGAAGCCCGAAGCGCAGGCCGGCGAGCAGTCGGCGAGCGACGATGGGGGGACGGTGACGGAACCGGCGGAACGAGAGGAACCAACCGAGGAGCAGGGAGAACGAACCGACGGCTCGTGGGAGTCGAAGCAGTCGACCGCGAAACGGTTCATCGACCGGGCGATCGAGATCGTCGATCGCCGCGGCGACTGA